The window ACTTCACACTGCGAGTGGGTACGAAAGTAAATGAACCATGAGTTGCCTCATCCATTGCTACAGTACCCCTACTAGCAAAGGCCTCCGTTACTGCCAGCTTTGCACTGGAAGACAGGTTCATGCCCTCTACGATGCGACTACGGGCGATATAGTCTTGATATTGAGGAACTGCAACGGCAACTAAGATGCCAATGATGGCGACCACCACCATAACCTCAATCAAGGTAAATCCAGACTCTTGCTGTTGATCTTGTAAAGACATATTCACTAGCTCCTGAGGGTTGAATCTCACATGATCCAGTCTATACCCAACAAACTCAAGATCTCCAAATATAAGAAAAGCCGGCTTTCAAGGCCGGCTTTTCTGATTAATGCGAAAGAAAATATTTACGCTTTTTTGCCGCTCCGCTTCACAATCTCGCCAAGGGCCATTACACCGATGGCACCTACAGCACCTGCTACTAGGCTGTATGCCTCGACTCCAGCGCCGAAGTATTTGATTACGCCAGGATCGGATAGCATCATGCCGCCAGCAATCCAACCAAGCAAACCGGCTCCAGCCGTCACGATAATTGGGAATCGATCAATCAGATACAGAACAATTCGGCTGCCACCAATAATGAGGGGTACAGAAAC is drawn from Polynucleobacter arcticus and contains these coding sequences:
- a CDS encoding pilin, yielding MSLQDQQQESGFTLIEVMVVVAIIGILVAVAVPQYQDYIARSRIVEGMNLSSSAKLAVTEAFASRGTVAMDEATHGSFTFVPTRSVKLIEITPSGAIAIDFQSNVAPDNKNTLHLIPTNDPDANAPKAINLSKPEGSTWAGGWSCRSAETNLLPQLLPSECRFTK